From Drosophila yakuba strain Tai18E2 chromosome 2L, Prin_Dyak_Tai18E2_2.1, whole genome shotgun sequence, one genomic window encodes:
- the LOC6527432 gene encoding V-type proton ATPase catalytic subunit A, with product MSNLRKFKDEERESEYGRVYAVSGPVVTAEAMSGSAMYELVRVGYYELVGEIIRLEGDMATIQVYEETSGVTVGDPVLRTGKPLSVELGPGIMGSIFDGIQRPLRDIGVMTNSIYIPKGVNTTALSRSEMWEFNPLNVRVGSHITGGDLYGVVHENTLVKQRMIVAPRAKGTVRYIAPAGNYNLEDIVLETEFDGEITKHTMLQVWPVRQPRPVTEKLPANHPLFTGQRVLDSLFPCVQGGTTAIPGAFGCGKTVISQALSKYSNSDVIIYVGCGERGNEMSEVLRDFPELTCEIDGVTESIMKRTALVANTSNMPVAAREASIYTGITLSEYFRDMGYNVAMMADSTSRWAEALREISGRLAEMPADSGYPAYLGARLATFYERAGRVKCLGNPEREGSVSIVGAVSPPGGDFSDPVTSATLGIVQVFWGLDKKLAQRKHFPSINWLISYSKYMRALDEYYDKNYPEFVPLRTKVKEILQEEEDLSEIVQLVGKASLAETDKVTLEVAKLLKDDFLQQNSYSPYDRVCPFYKTVGMLRNIMAFYETARHAVESTAQSDNKITWNTIRESMGGIMYQLSSMKFKDPVKDGEQKIKADYDQLYEDLQQAFRNLED from the exons ATGTCCAACTTGAGGAAATTCAAAGACGAGGAGCGCGAGTCAGAGTATGGCCGTGTCTACGCGGTATCCGGACCAG TGGTCACCGCGGAGGCCATGTCTGGATCCGCTATGTACGAGCTGGTGCGCGTGGGCTACTACGAGCTGGTGGGAGAGATCATCCGTCTGGAGGGCGACATGGCCACCATCCAGGTGTACGAGGAGACCTCAGGCGTAACCGTGGGTGACCCTGTTCTGCGTACTGGAAAGCCCCTGTCCGTGGAACTGGGACCCGGTATCATGGGCAGCATCTTTGACGGCATCCAACGTCCTTTGAGGGACATCGGCGTGATGACCAACTCCATCTATATACCCAAAGGTGTAAACACAACTGCTTTGTCGCGCTCGGAGATGTGGGAATTTAATCCGCTGAATGTGCGGGTGGGATCCCACATCACCGGAGGAGATCTGTATGGAGTGGTCCACGAGAACACGCTGGTGAAGCAGCGCATGATAGTAGCACCCAGGGCTAAGGGAACCGTTCGATACATTGCCCCCGCGGGCAACTACAACCTGGAGGACATCGTCCTGGAGACGGAGTTCGACGGCGAAATAACCAAGCACACCATGTTGCAAGTCTGGCCGGTGCGGCAGCCACGTCCCGTCACAGAGAAGCTGCCAGCCAACCATCCGCTTTTCACGGGCCAACGCGTGCTCGACTCGCTCTTCCCCTGCGTCCAGGGCGGCACCACTGCCATCCCCGGAGCCTTTGGATGCGGCAAGACAGTCATTTCGCAG GCTCTATCCAAGTACTCCAACTCTGATGTTATCATCTACGTCGGTTGTGGCGAGCGTGGTAACGAAATGTCTGAGGTACTTCGTGACTTCCCCGAACTGACCTGCGAGATCGATGGTGTCACCGAATCCATCATGAAGCGTACTGCCCTGGTAGCCAACACCTCCAACATGCCTGTGGCAGCTCGAGAGGCCTCCATCTACACTGGTATAACTCTGTCCGAGTACTTCCGTGATATGGGCTACAACGTAGCCATGATGGCCGATTCCACTTCCCGTTGGGCCGAAGCTCTTCGTGAGATTTCGGGTCGTCTGGCTGAGATGCCTGCCGATTCCGGCTATCCGGCTTATCTGGGTGCTCGTCTGGCCACATTCTACGAACGTGCTGGACGCGTCAAGTGCTTGGGTAACCCTGAGCGCGAGGGATCCGTGTCCATTGTCGGAGCTGTGTCTCCTCCTGGTGGTGACTTCTCCGATCCCGTGACATCCGCCACTCTGGGTATCGTACAGGTGTTCTGGGGTCTCGACAAGAAACTGGCCCAACGCAAGCACTTCCCCTCGATCAACTGGCTCATCTCCTACTCGAAGTACATGCGTGCTTTGGATGAATACTATGACAAGAACTACCCCGAATTCGTGCCACTCCGCACCAAGGTTAAGGAGATCctgcaggaggaggaggatctGTCTGAGATCGTGCAGCTGGTGGGCAAGGCATCGCTGGCCGAGACCGACAAGGTGACCCTGGAAGTGGCCAAGCTGCTGAAGGACGACTTTCTGCAACAGAACTCCTACTCACCATACGATCGCGTTTGTCCCTTCTACAAGACTGTGGGCATGCTGAGAAACATCATGGCCTTCTATGAGACCGCCCGGCATGCCGTTGAGTCAACAGCCCAGTCGGACAACAAAATTACATGGAACACCATCAGGGAATCGATGGGCGGCATTATGTATCAGCTGTCGTCGATGAAGTTTAAG GACCCTGTGAAAGATGGCGAGCAAAAGATCAAGGCGGACTACGATCAGCTGTACGAGGATCTGCAGCAGGCCTTCCGAAATCTGGAGGACTAA
- the LOC6527431 gene encoding protein YIPF5, translating into MSQFGGPNDFYGSAPSGDASYNFDMPEFGQELNFQTFDNTQASVPPNYDAAYAQPASQGLGGFYDPTAYTDTSYGQDKSGKSAAPGGAGNEFDDEPPLLEELGINPNHIFQKTLAVLNPLRSTDQQILQDTDMAGPLVFCLTLGGFLLLSGKVTFSYIYGIGVMGCIFFYCLLSLMVSRSQVTFGAVASVLGYCLLPMVVLSGINILITIQGTLGLIVSGISIFWCAISASKLFATAYSMDHQQLLIAYPCAVLYGGFALITIY; encoded by the exons atGTCTCAGTTCGGCGGACCCAATGACTTTTACGGCTCCGCGCCCTCGGGCGATGCCAGCTACAACTTCGATATGCCTGAATTTGGCCAGGAACT GAATTTCCAAACCTTCGACAACACACAGGCTTCAGTGCCGCCCAACTATGATGCGGCCTATGCCCAGCCCGCAAGCCAAGGATTGGGTGGGTTCTACGATCCCACGGCGTACACCGACACGAGTTACGGACAGGACAAGAGTGGGAAGTCAGCTGCCCCCGGAGGAGCCGGCAACGAGTTCGACGACGAGCCTCCACTTCTGGAAG AGCTGGGCATCAATCCGAATCACATCTTCCAAAAG ACGCTCGCCGTGCTGAATCCGCTGCGCAGCACCGACCAGCAAATCCTCCAGGACACGGACATGGCGGGTCCACTGGTGTTTTGCCTCACACTTGGCGGCTTCCTGCTGCTG AGCGGTAAGGTGACGTTCTCGTACATCTACGGCATCGGAGTGATGGGCTGCATCTTCTTCTACTGCCTGCTGTCCCTGATGGTCAGCCGGTCGCAGGTTACCTTCGGAGCAGTGGCCTCCGTGCTGGGCTATTGTCTGCTGCCCATGGTGGTGCTGTCGGGCATCAACATTTTAATCACCATTCA AGGCACACTCGGCCTAATTGTGAGCGGCATCTCCATATTCTGGTGCGCCATATCGGCCTCGAAACTGTTCGCCACCGCCTACTCCATGGACCATCAACAGCTGCTGATTGCCTATCCGTGTGCGGTGCTCTATGGAGGATTTGCGTTGATTACCATTTACTAG